A DNA window from Solanum lycopersicum chromosome 3, SLM_r2.1 contains the following coding sequences:
- the LOC101246406 gene encoding DNA-(apurinic or apyrimidinic site) endonuclease 2, whose product MKIVTYNVNGLRPRIQQHGSLLKLLDSLDADIICLQETKLSKNDIRADLVRAEGYESFFSCCTRTSDRGRSSGYSGVATFCRVKSAFMSNEVALPISAEEGFTGLLATSKGYEPKEECASIAEGLECFSREELLKVDSEGRCLITDHGHFVLFNLYGPRAVQDDSERIQFKLTFFKMLERRWECLMHQGRRIVIVGDLNIAPAAIDRCDAEPDFEKNVFRQWFRSLLVQNGGRLLDIFRAKHPDRKGAYTCWSQSTGAEEFNYGSRIDHILSARSCLHGEEIQEGHDFVTCNVAECDILMKFQRWKPGNTPRWKGGRSIKLEGSDHVPVYMSLVGIREVLQHSTPPLSTRYHPQVFGSQTLVSMFTRRQTTEQVISEESEIPHIPSQEDFLSTPETYDSRAAQISVLGSQSNSNILPCIATKKKARLGQGSQLTLNSFFQKRTHRSETSSSSFADSKLCQTDISYSQIEPDGVPSSADESGASKDCRSSAIDSNQHKCQLDACDSDKEKRKVALQEWQRIQQLMQNSVPLCKGHQEPCVPRVVKKAGPNLGRRFYACARAEGPSSNAEANCGYFKWAAFLKSKGKGK is encoded by the exons ATGAAGATAGTGACGTACAACGTGAACGGCTTAAGGCCACGCATACAGCAACACGGTTCACTTCTCAAATTGTTGGATTCGCTTGATGCTGATATTATCTGTTTACAGGAGACTAAATTGTCGAAGAATGATATTCGAGCCGATTTGGTTCGTGCTGAGGGTTATGAGTCTTTCTTCTCTTGTTGCACTCGTACTTCTGATCGTGGACGCTCTTCTGGATATTCCG GTGTTGCTACCTTTTGTCGTGTAAAATCTGCATTCATGAGCAATGAAGTAGCTCTGCCAATTTCTGCAGAAGAAGGCTTCACTGGTCTCCTCGCAACATCTAAAGGATATGAACCTAAGGAGGAGTGCGCTTCAATAGCAGAAGGTCTCGAGTGTTTTTCTAGAGAGGAGCTTCTTAAAGTTGATAGTGAGGGACGTTGTCTGATCACTGATCATGGTCATTTTG TTCTATTCAATTTATATGGGCCCAGAGCTGTTCAAGATGACTCTGAAAGAATCCAATTTAAGCTCACATTTTTTAAGATGTTAGAG AGAAGATGGGAGTGCCTGATGCATCAAGGAAGGAGGATTGTTATTGTAGGTGACCTCAATATTGCTCCTGCTGCCATAGATCGGTGCGACGCAGAACCTGATTTTGAGAAGAACGT GTTCAGACAATGGTTTAGATCATTGCTAGTGCAAAACGGAGGGCGTCTCCTTGATATTTTTAGAGCAAAGCATCCTGATAg GAAAGGAGCCTATACTTGCTGGTCACAGAGTACAGGAGCCGAGGAATTTAATTATGGTTCTAGGATTGATCACATACTTAGTGCCAGATCATGCTTGCATGGTGAGGAAATTCAGGAAGGGCATGACTTTGTTACTTGCAATGTTGCAGAGTGTGACAtattgatgaaatttcaaaggTGGAAACCTGGAAATACGCCAAG GTGGAAAGGAGGGAGGAGCATCAAATTAGAAGGTTCTGATCATGTTCCAGTTTACATGAGTTTAGTAGGAATTCGTGAAGTATTGCAGCATAGCACCCCGCCATTATCTACCAGATATCATCCCCAGGTCTTTGGGAGTCAAACTCTTG TGTCAATGTTCACGAGAAGGCAAACAACTGAGCAAGTTATTTCAGAGGAAAGTGAAATCCCTCACATTCCAAGTCAGGAAGACTTTCTTTCAACTCCAGAGACTTATGATAGTAGAGCTGCGCAGATTTCGGTGCTTGGCTCTCAAAGCAACTCTAATATTCTTCCCTGCATTGCGACCAAGAAGAAAGCGAGGCTTGGTCAGGGGTCTCAGCTCACACTTAACTCATTCTTCCAGAAACGCACACATAGAAGTGAGACTTCTAGCAGCAGCTTTGCTGATTCTAAACTTTGTCAGACAGACATCTCTTACTCTCAGATTGAGCCTGATGGAGTGCCTTCTTCTGCTGATGAAAGTGGCGCTTCAAAGGACTGCAGATCAAGTGCAATTGACAGTAATCAACATAAGTGCCAGCTAGATGCATGCGACTCAGATAAAGAGAAGAGGAAAGTGGCATTACAGGAGTGGCAAAGGATTCAGCAATTGATGCAGAATAGTGTACCTCTTTGTAAGGGCCATCAAGAACCTTGTGTTCCTCGGGTCGTTAAAAAAGCAGGGCCCAATTTGGGCCGCAGATTTTATGCTTGTGCTCGAGCTGAG GGACCTTCATCAAATGCTGAAGCAAACTGCGGTTACTTCAAATGGGCTGCTTTCCTAAAATCCAAGGGAAAAGGAAAATGA
- the LOC100316879 gene encoding calcium-dependent protein kinase, translating to MGSCFSSSKVSGSNSNTPSTNNTTTNTNTAVNAHQNRRETSKAPSTTVVNPRNQEGCRDKGNINQKNQQKQPRNSQQNVKPSSRRQGGVIPCGKRTDFGYHKDFEKRYTIGKLLGHGQFGYTYVATDKSSGDRVAVKRIEKNKMVLPIAVEDVKREVKILKALGGHENVVQFYNSFEDDNYVYIVMELCEGGELLDRILSKKDSRYTEKDAAIVVRQMLKVAAECHLHGLVHRDMKPENFLFKSTKEDSPLKATDFGLSDFIRPGKKFQDIVGSAYYVAPEVLKRRSGPESDVWSIGVITYILLCGRRPFWDKTEDGIFKEVLRNKPDFRRKPWSNISNSAKDFVKKILVKDPRARLTAAQALSHPWVREGGDASEIPLDISVLSNMRQFVKYSRLKQFALRALASTLDEEEIADLRDQFSAIDVDKNGVISLEEMRQALAKDLPWKMKESRVLEILQAIDSNTDGLVDFPEFVAATLHVHQLEEHNSTKWQQRSQAAFEKFDVDKDGFITPEELKMHTGLRGSIDPLLEEADIDKDGKISISEFRRLLRTASMSSPTVRDSRGM from the exons ATGGGTAGTTGTTTTTCAAGCTCCAAAGTTAGTGGCTCAAACAGCAATACCCCTTCAACCAACAATACCacaacaaacacaaacacaGCGGTAAATGCTCATCAAAACCGCAGGGAAACCTCAAAAGCACCTTCAACAACGGTTGTTAATCCAAGAAATCAAGAAGGGTGTAGAGATAAAGGTAATATTAACcagaaaaatcaacaaaaacaacCTAGGAATTCACAGCAGAATGTTAAACCAAGTTCAAGAAGACAAGGTGGGGTTATTCCTTGTGGGAAAAGAACAGATTTTGGGTATCataaagattttgaaaagaggTATACAATTGGGAAATTGTTGGGTCATGGTCAATTTGGTTatacatatgttgctacagataaaTCTTCTGGAGATCGTGTGGCTGTCAAAAGAATTGAGAAAAACAAG ATGGTTCTTCCCATTGCGGTTGAGGATGTGAAACGAGAAGTCAAGATATTGAAGGCCTTAGGTGGTCATGAGAATGTGGTTCAATTCTATAATTCATTCGAGGATGATAATTATGTCTACATTGTGATgga gTTATGTGAAGGTGGAGAACTATTGGACCGAATTTTGTCCAA AAAAGACAGTCGGTATACCGAGAAAGATGCAGCAATAGTTGTACGCCAGATGCTAAAAGTGGCAGCTGAGTGTCATTTACATGGTTTGGTGCATCGTGATATGAAACCTGAG AATTTTCTCTTTAAGTCTACAAAGGAGGATTCACCATTAAAAGCGACGGATTTTGGTCTTTCAGACTTCATCAGACCAG GGAAAAAGTTCCAAGACATTGTCGGCAGTGCATATTATGTAGCTCCAGAGGTATTAAAGCGTAGATCAGGACCTGAATCAGATGTATGGAGTATTGGCGTAATTACATACATTTTGCTATGTGGTCGTCGGCCTTTCTGGGACAAAACTGAGGATGGTATATTCAAAGAG GTCCTACGGAACAAGCCTGATTTTCGTCGCAAGCCATGGTCTAACATAAGCAACAGTGCTAAAGATTTTGTAAAGAAAATACTGGTGAAGGATCCTCGCGCTAGACTTACTGCTGCTCAGGCCCTAT CACATCCATGGGTCCGAGAAGGAGGGGATGCATCTGAGATTCCACTGGACATTTCTGTTTTATCCAACATGCGGCAATTTGTCAAATACAGTCGTCTAAAACAGTTTGCTTTACGT GCGTTAGCTAGCACACTTGATGAGGAGGAGATCGCTGATCTGCGGGATCAATTTTCTGCAATTGATGTGGATAAGAATGGTGTCATCAGTCTCGAAGAAATGAGACAG GCCCTTGCAAAGGATCTCCCATGGAAAATGAAAGAATCACGAGTTCTTGAGATTCTTCAAGCG ATTGACAGTAACACGGATGGGCTTGTTGATTTCCCGGAGTTTGTGGCTGCCACTCTACATGTCCATCAGTTGGAGGAGCATAATTCTACAAAGTGGCAGCAAAGATCACAAgctgcttttgagaaatttgatGTTGATAAAGATGGATTCATTACTCCAGAAGAACTTAAAATG CACACGGGCTTGAGAGGCTCCATAGATCCACTTCTAGAGGAAGCAGATATTGACAAAGACGGAAAGATAAGCATATCAGAATTTCGCAGACTTTTAAGAACTGCTAGTATGAGTTCACCAACGGTGAGAGATTCACGGGGAATGTAA
- the LOC100316879 gene encoding calcium-dependent protein kinase isoform X1 translates to MGSCFSSSKVSGSNSNTPSTNNTTTNTNTAVNAHQNRRETSKAPSTTVVNPRNQEGCRDKGNINQKNQQKQPRNSQQNVKPSSRRQGGVIPCGKRTDFGYHKDFEKRYTIGKLLGHGQFGYTYVATDKSSGDRVAVKRIEKNKMVLPIAVEDVKREVKILKALGGHENVVQFYNSFEDDNYVYIVMELCEGGELLDRILSKVDIICLIRKDSRYTEKDAAIVVRQMLKVAAECHLHGLVHRDMKPENFLFKSTKEDSPLKATDFGLSDFIRPGKKFQDIVGSAYYVAPEVLKRRSGPESDVWSIGVITYILLCGRRPFWDKTEDGIFKEVLRNKPDFRRKPWSNISNSAKDFVKKILVKDPRARLTAAQALSHPWVREGGDASEIPLDISVLSNMRQFVKYSRLKQFALRALASTLDEEEIADLRDQFSAIDVDKNGVISLEEMRQALAKDLPWKMKESRVLEILQAIDSNTDGLVDFPEFVAATLHVHQLEEHNSTKWQQRSQAAFEKFDVDKDGFITPEELKMHTGLRGSIDPLLEEADIDKDGKISISEFRRLLRTASMSSPTVRDSRGM, encoded by the exons ATGGGTAGTTGTTTTTCAAGCTCCAAAGTTAGTGGCTCAAACAGCAATACCCCTTCAACCAACAATACCacaacaaacacaaacacaGCGGTAAATGCTCATCAAAACCGCAGGGAAACCTCAAAAGCACCTTCAACAACGGTTGTTAATCCAAGAAATCAAGAAGGGTGTAGAGATAAAGGTAATATTAACcagaaaaatcaacaaaaacaacCTAGGAATTCACAGCAGAATGTTAAACCAAGTTCAAGAAGACAAGGTGGGGTTATTCCTTGTGGGAAAAGAACAGATTTTGGGTATCataaagattttgaaaagaggTATACAATTGGGAAATTGTTGGGTCATGGTCAATTTGGTTatacatatgttgctacagataaaTCTTCTGGAGATCGTGTGGCTGTCAAAAGAATTGAGAAAAACAAG ATGGTTCTTCCCATTGCGGTTGAGGATGTGAAACGAGAAGTCAAGATATTGAAGGCCTTAGGTGGTCATGAGAATGTGGTTCAATTCTATAATTCATTCGAGGATGATAATTATGTCTACATTGTGATgga gTTATGTGAAGGTGGAGAACTATTGGACCGAATTTTGTCCAA GGTTGACATAATTTGTCTAATCAGAAAAGACAGTCGGTATACCGAGAAAGATGCAGCAATAGTTGTACGCCAGATGCTAAAAGTGGCAGCTGAGTGTCATTTACATGGTTTGGTGCATCGTGATATGAAACCTGAG AATTTTCTCTTTAAGTCTACAAAGGAGGATTCACCATTAAAAGCGACGGATTTTGGTCTTTCAGACTTCATCAGACCAG GGAAAAAGTTCCAAGACATTGTCGGCAGTGCATATTATGTAGCTCCAGAGGTATTAAAGCGTAGATCAGGACCTGAATCAGATGTATGGAGTATTGGCGTAATTACATACATTTTGCTATGTGGTCGTCGGCCTTTCTGGGACAAAACTGAGGATGGTATATTCAAAGAG GTCCTACGGAACAAGCCTGATTTTCGTCGCAAGCCATGGTCTAACATAAGCAACAGTGCTAAAGATTTTGTAAAGAAAATACTGGTGAAGGATCCTCGCGCTAGACTTACTGCTGCTCAGGCCCTAT CACATCCATGGGTCCGAGAAGGAGGGGATGCATCTGAGATTCCACTGGACATTTCTGTTTTATCCAACATGCGGCAATTTGTCAAATACAGTCGTCTAAAACAGTTTGCTTTACGT GCGTTAGCTAGCACACTTGATGAGGAGGAGATCGCTGATCTGCGGGATCAATTTTCTGCAATTGATGTGGATAAGAATGGTGTCATCAGTCTCGAAGAAATGAGACAG GCCCTTGCAAAGGATCTCCCATGGAAAATGAAAGAATCACGAGTTCTTGAGATTCTTCAAGCG ATTGACAGTAACACGGATGGGCTTGTTGATTTCCCGGAGTTTGTGGCTGCCACTCTACATGTCCATCAGTTGGAGGAGCATAATTCTACAAAGTGGCAGCAAAGATCACAAgctgcttttgagaaatttgatGTTGATAAAGATGGATTCATTACTCCAGAAGAACTTAAAATG CACACGGGCTTGAGAGGCTCCATAGATCCACTTCTAGAGGAAGCAGATATTGACAAAGACGGAAAGATAAGCATATCAGAATTTCGCAGACTTTTAAGAACTGCTAGTATGAGTTCACCAACGGTGAGAGATTCACGGGGAATGTAA